Proteins encoded in a region of the Zea mays cultivar B73 chromosome 2, Zm-B73-REFERENCE-NAM-5.0, whole genome shotgun sequence genome:
- the LOC100272711 gene encoding Ricin-like precursor encodes MKGGTQAISLMVHLAVPWLCLASWAALLPALASGNVGAAAPILRADYIKLNFSTASATPDKYKSFIASVRAGLVSKAGGNSSGIPVLVDEDDPLALESFLNITLVNKAGRSVSLKMDVSRAYFVAYVAGQRSCLLKRSGRTFSSAICYYGGPWGTSSAPVTRPAAAAGDGEDPGVAAWRARDLDEAISSLFLFPTGNATEEELRRGVAACDMMVASAATFPYVERRMSAGMWDSNGVANDPSLRGLQARWPWLSAAVQQSYQGAFAAPVPVQRSNGKWMRVDNVRSAVPLVSFLEHGSCNRTRGAPALLIRSVVQEPDEDMQPGGGARATTAACGLPAEPTVRLVGPEGRCVDVPYGYYYNGNQVQLWSCKSTSAVNQLWTLKRDGTIRSNGKCLTSSGDAAGARAVVDDCPRFPTGRVVWEVRVDGTVALKWSRGLVLAVTSSTLFAGLTVRQDDRGTGQSWTPTNVTAPLDAAIVGFRDLCLQADYAGSVSVAACRDGVQWSLYPDGSVRPPAWLLLQWQCLAADASGGVTVKLCDGAGSSCERWVFRNDGTIFNTGTGMVLDARPSAGANATASQVIVSPATGSPTQQWTLML; translated from the coding sequence ATGAAAGGAGGGACGCAAGCAATTAGCCTGATGGTGCACCTTGCTGTGCCATGGCTCTGCCTTGCTTCTTGGGCAGCTCTGCTACCAGCGCTAGCATCTGGAAATGTGGGTGCAGCAGCTCCGATACTGAGAGCAGATTACATAAAATTGAACTTCAGCACCGCTTCGGCGACCCCCGACAAGTACAAGAGCTTCATCGCTTCTGTTCGTGCTGGCTTGGTGAGCAAAGCGGGGGGCAACAGCAGCGGGATCCCCGTGCTGGTCGACGAAGACGACCCGCTCGCGCTCGAATCGTTTCTAAACATCACTCTGGTGAACAAGGCAGGGCGCTCCGTAAGCTTGAAGATGGATGTCTCCAGAGCCTACTTCGTGGCTTACGTAGCAGGGCAGCGCTCGTGCCTCCTCAAGAGATCAGGCCGCACGTTCTCGTCGGCGATCTGTTACTACGGTGGCCCGTGGGGAACAAGTTCGGCTCCTGTCACGCgacctgctgctgctgccggcgACGGCGAGGATCCTGGGGTCGCGGCATGGCGAGCGAGAGATCTCGACGAGGCCATCTCGTCGCTGTTCCTGTTCCCCACTGGCAACGCTACCGAAGAGGAGCTGAGACGGGGCGTCGCCGCCTGCGACATGATGGTGGCGAGCGCGGCGACGTTCCCGTACGTCGAGCGGCGGATGAGCGCCGGCATGTGGGACAGCAACGGCGTGGCCAACGACCCGAGCCTGCGGGGGCTCCAGGCGCGCTGGCCGTGGCTCTCCGCCGCCGTCCAGCAGTCCTACCAGGGCGCCTTCGCCGCCCCGGTCCCtgtccagcggagcaacggcaagTGGATGCGGGTGGACAACGTGCGTAGCGCGGTCCCCCTCGTGTCCTTCCTGGAGCACGGAAGCTGCAACAGGACGCGGGGGGCGCCGGCCTTGCTCATAAGGTCCGTCGTGCAAGAGCCGGACGAGGACATGCAGCCGGGCGGCGGCGCTCGAGCCACGACGGCGGCGTGCGGCCTGCCGGCCGAGCCGACGGTGCGCCTCGTCGGCCCGGAAGGGAGGTGCGTGGACGTGCCTTACGGCTACTACTACAACGGCAACCAGGTGCAGCTGTGGAGCTGCAAGTCCACCAGCGCCGTGAACCAGCTCTGGACGCTCAAGAGGGACGGCACCATCCGGTCCAACGGCAAATGCCTGACCAGCAGCGGCGACGCGGCCGGCGCTCGCGCGGTGGTCGACGACTGCCCGCGCTTCCCCACGGGCCGCGTCGTCTGGGAGGTGCGCGTGGACGGTACCGTCGCGCTCAAGTGGTCCCGCGGCCTGGTGCTGGCCGTGACCTCGTCGACTCTCTTCGCGGGGCTCACGGTGCGGCAGGACGACCGCGGCACCGGCCAGTCGTGGACGCCGACCAACGTCACCGCGCCCCTGGACGCCGCCATCGTGGGGTTCCGCGACCTCTGCCTGCAGGCGGACTACGCGGGGTCCGTATCCGTCGCTGCCTGCCGCGACGGCGTGCAGTGGTCGCTCTACCCCGACGGCTCCGTACGCCCGCCCGCGTGGCTCCTCCTTCAATGGCAGTGCCTGGCTGCTGATGCCAGCGGGGGTGTGACGGTGAAACTCTGCGACGGGGCTGGATCGTCTTGCGAGCGCTGGGTGTTCCGCAACGACGGCACCATCTTCAACACCGGCACCGGGATGGTCTTGGACGCCAGGCCATCTGCGGGGGCTAATGCTACTGCTAGCCAAGTCATCGTGTCGCCCGCCACTGGGAGTCCCACCCAGCAGTGGACGCTCATGCTGTGA